The region GGGATATGCACTGAGCTTAATCCCCAGGACAGGTCGCACCTGTTCTTTTCCTTCATTTTCAAAGATCCACAATGGAAAATTACTGAGCAGCCCACCATCGACTATTAGACTTTTTCGCTTCGATTGCCCCGGTAATTTCTTCGGAACAAAAAAATACGGATACCCCGCACTCATTCGAATCGCTTTTGAAACGGGAAAGTATTTCGGGTTAATTCCGTAAATTCGCTGCAGGTCATCAGGTATTATAACCATTTTTCCTAGTGAAATATCGCTGACAACAACCTTCAAACTACCCTTTTTTAAATCATTAAAGGTATAAATATCTTTATTTCCCAATTTGGCATACAGCCATTTTTCCAGTTTGTCTCCTTTATACAACCCCATACGAAAGTACAGAAAAAGCCACTTCGAAATTGGAATGATTGAACTGATTTTTGGCGGATCCAAAAGCTTTTGAATATCCAAATCCTGGATTAGTTCACCGACTTCATTCGTGCGATAACCCGCAGCAATGAATGCAGCCATTATCGCTCCTGCAGAAGTTCCGGCAACACGTTCAAATGCCAGGCTTTTGTCATCAATACTTTGTAATGCACCAATAAGCGCATATGCTTTTACTCCCCCGCCGGAAAAAACAGCATCAATTTTCATGAAGTTACCTCCCAGATGTGCTTTCTACCATTTTAAGAAAACGACAGCTGGTTTAGAACTAATGGACAATATAAATCATTTTTCTTTATTCAGTTGAACTTTTCGCAATTCAGTGATTCGTTCCTCATTTTCTTTGAAATACTGGACCAGATCACCTATCCGATCAATTGAAGTCCAGCTCAGATGGTGTTCGATACCTTCCACATCTTCATAAATTTTATCTTCATCCACTCCGATGATCGCAAGGAAATCTTCCAATAATTCATGTCGGAATACGAGACGTTCACCAATTTTTTTGCCCTTTGCAGTTAAAATGAATCCTCTGTATTTCTCATAGTTCAAATATTCATCTTTATCCAGTTTTTGCACCATTTTTGTCACTGATGACGGATGGACTTCCAGTGCTTCAGCAATATCCGATACGCGTGCATAACCTTTTGACTCAATAAGATTGTATATCTGTTCAATATAATCTTCCATACTTGGTGTTGGCATGTAATCAGCTCGCTTCAATGAATAATTTTTTAGTTTATGCAACAATGTTTCTTAATAAAAGCATACAAGATATACAAATTTTAGGCAAACTTAAGATAAGTCACTTCATTTGTCGGATAGCAA is a window of Virgibacillus ihumii DNA encoding:
- the mntR gene encoding transcriptional regulator MntR, with the protein product MPTPSMEDYIEQIYNLIESKGYARVSDIAEALEVHPSSVTKMVQKLDKDEYLNYEKYRGFILTAKGKKIGERLVFRHELLEDFLAIIGVDEDKIYEDVEGIEHHLSWTSIDRIGDLVQYFKENEERITELRKVQLNKEK
- a CDS encoding patatin-like phospholipase family protein, yielding MKIDAVFSGGGVKAYALIGALQSIDDKSLAFERVAGTSAGAIMAAFIAAGYRTNEVGELIQDLDIQKLLDPPKISSIIPISKWLFLYFRMGLYKGDKLEKWLYAKLGNKDIYTFNDLKKGSLKVVVSDISLGKMVIIPDDLQRIYGINPKYFPVSKAIRMSAGYPYFFVPKKLPGQSKRKSLIVDGGLLSNFPLWIFENEGKEQVRPVLGIKLSAYPGKQEPRKINNALDMFHALFSTMLQAHDARHISTSHTNNILFIPVKQVASMNFAISDAEKEQLISQGRQKAAEFLERWP